CGGCGGTCGCTCGCTGTGCCAGGGCAAGATCTTCACCCAGTCCGGCGAGATGGTGGCGGCCGTCATGCAGGAGGGGCTGACCCGCTTCCCGCGCGGGTTCCAGCCGACCGGGCAGTGAGCGCGCCGCGCATCGGCGTGCTGGCGCTGCAGGGCGACACCCGCGAACACCTCGCGGCGCTGCGGGAGGCCGGCGCCGAGGCGATTCCCGTGCGCCGCCGCGGCGAACTCGAGGCGGTGGACGGGCTCGTCCTTCCCGGCGGGGAGTCGACCACCATCAGCCACCTGCTGCTCGACCTCGATCTGCTCGAGCCGCTGCGCGGACGGCTGGCCGAGGGGATGCCCGCCTACGGCGCGTGCGCGGGGATGATCCTGCTGGCCAGCGAGATCCTGGACTCCGGCGCGCGGGGCAGGCAGGCGCTGCCCCTGCGGGGGATCGATATGACCGTGCGGCGCAACGCTTTCGGACGCCAAGTCGATTCGTTCGAGGGCGATGTCGAGTTCGCGGGTTTCGACGACCCGGTGCGTGCGGTGTTCATCCGCGCGCCGTGGGTCGAGCGGGCCGGCGACGCTGTTCGGGTGCTCGCGAGAGCCGCGGGCCACGCCGTCGCCGTCCGGCAGGGCCCGGTGCTGGCGACGGCGTTCCACCCGGAGGTGACCGGCGACCGGCGCGTCCACCAGCTGTTCGTCGACATCGTCACGGGCGAGGCCTGAGCCCCGGGCGTCGAACGTGTGGCCTGTGGCGGAATTCCACGCGGATCACGTACTTAGGGCACAGGCTCGGCGCCCACGTAGACTCGTCTGGCGAACTTTCGAAGACAGAAGAGGTAGACACAGCGATGAGCGGCCATTCCAAGTGGGCCACCACCAAGCACCAGAAGGCCGTCAAGGACGCGCGCCGGGGCAAGGAGTTCGCCCGGCTGATCAAGAACATCGAGGTCGCGGCCCGCACCGGCGGTGGTGACCCGGCGGGCAACCCCACCCTCTACGACGCCATCCAGAAGGCGAAGAAGAGCTCGGTGCCCAACGACAATATCGAGCGCGCCCGCAAGCGGGGGGCCGGCGAGGAAGCCGGCGGCGCCGACTACCAGACCATCATGTACGAGGGCTACGGGCCCAACGGCGTGGCGGTGCTGGTCGAGTGCCTGACCGACAACCGCAACCGCGCCGCCAGCGAGGTGCGGGTGGCGATGACGCGCAACGGCGGCACCATGGCCGATCCCGGGTCGGTGGCCTACCTGTTCTCCCGCAAGGGCGTGGTGACCCTCGAAAAGAACGGCCTCACCGAGGACGACGTGCTGGCCGCGGTGCTGGACGCCGGCGCCGAGGACGTCAGCGACCTGGGCGACAGCTTCGAGATCATCTCCGAGCCGACCGACCTGGTCGCCGTGCGCACCGCCCTGCAGGAGGCCGGCATCGACTACGACTCGGCGGAGGCGGGCTTCCAGCCGTCGGTGACCGTGCCGCTCGACGTCGAGGGCGCGCAGAAGGTGATCAAACTGGTCGACGCGCTCGAAGACAGCGACGACGTCCAGGACGTCTACACCAACGCCGACATCCCCGACGAGGTCTTGGCGCAGATCGACGGCTAGCTACTCGTACCCGTGCCGCATGTCCTCGACGATGCGGGGATTCTCCAGCGTCGACGGGTCCAGCGCGCGCGGCCCGGTATCCGACGAGAACACCGTGGCGGCGTCGAGCACGACCTGGTTGAGGAAGCGCAGCGGCGGCGCGTCGGGCGGCATCGTCGGGACGGGCGCGGCGGCCCCCCGCGACGCCAGCGCGAAGCCCCAGTCACCGAAGGTCGGCACGTGCACGTGGTACGGGGTGACGGCGTACCCGGCGGCCCGGACCGTCGACACCGTGCGCCAGAACGCGGCGGGCGTCGAGAACGGGCTGCCTGCCTGGACGACCATCAGCCCGCCGGGGGCGAGCGCGCGCGCGACGAGGGCGTAGAACTCCGTTGAGTACAGCCGGCCCAGCACGGGGGTGTCCGGGTCGGGCAGGTCGACGAGGACCGCGTCGAACCGGTCGACGGCGCTCCGGCGCAGCCAGGTCATCGCGTCGTCGATGACGACGGCCACGCGCGGGTTGTCGAGCGCGCCGCCGTTGGCCTCGCGCATGGTGGTGCGCGCCAGCGCGATGACCTCGGGGTCGAGTTCCACCTGCACGATCTTCTGCACACTCGGCTGCCGCAGCAGCTCGCGGGCGGCCAGCCCGTCGCCGCCGCCGAGCACCAGCACCGAGCGTGCGCCCGCGCCGAGCGCGGGGTAGACGAGGCTTTCGGTGTACCGGTATTCGTCGCGGGTGGAGAACTGCAGGCCCCCGTCGAGGTAGAGCCGCATGTCGGCGCCGCGGCGGGTCACCACGATCTCCTGGTAGGGCGTGTGGCGGTAAGCGATGATCGGGTCGGCGTAGAGCCGCTGCCTGCTCGTCGTCTCCACGTCGGCCGACCGCACCAGCAGCGTCGCGAGGACCGCGAGCGCCGCGGCGAGCGCGCACAGCGCCGTCGCCAGCTGGCGAACGGACACCACCCGCCGCAGCAGGAACACCGCCACCACGGCCGCGGCCGCCAGGTTGATGATGCCGGTTGCCGCGGCGCCGCGGATCATGCCCAGGTGCGGCAGCAGCAGGAACGGCCAGACCAGCCCGCCCAGTAGCGCCCCGAGGTAGTCGGCGGCGTTGAGGTTGGCCAGCGTGCGGCCGGTGTCGGCGGCCCCGGCGGTGCGCCCGCGCTGCAGCAGCGTCATCAGCAGCG
This genomic window from Mycobacterium saskatchewanense contains:
- the pdxT gene encoding pyridoxal 5'-phosphate synthase glutaminase subunit PdxT, whose translation is MSAPRIGVLALQGDTREHLAALREAGAEAIPVRRRGELEAVDGLVLPGGESTTISHLLLDLDLLEPLRGRLAEGMPAYGACAGMILLASEILDSGARGRQALPLRGIDMTVRRNAFGRQVDSFEGDVEFAGFDDPVRAVFIRAPWVERAGDAVRVLARAAGHAVAVRQGPVLATAFHPEVTGDRRVHQLFVDIVTGEA
- a CDS encoding YebC/PmpR family DNA-binding transcriptional regulator; this translates as MSGHSKWATTKHQKAVKDARRGKEFARLIKNIEVAARTGGGDPAGNPTLYDAIQKAKKSSVPNDNIERARKRGAGEEAGGADYQTIMYEGYGPNGVAVLVECLTDNRNRAASEVRVAMTRNGGTMADPGSVAYLFSRKGVVTLEKNGLTEDDVLAAVLDAGAEDVSDLGDSFEIISEPTDLVAVRTALQEAGIDYDSAEAGFQPSVTVPLDVEGAQKVIKLVDALEDSDDVQDVYTNADIPDEVLAQIDG
- a CDS encoding polyamine aminopropyltransferase, with protein sequence MTEPSGRWRAVLLAAVAACAACGIVYELALLTLTASLNGGGIVATSLIVAGYIAALGAGALLAKPLLAHAAIAFIAVEALLGVVGGLSAAALYAVFAFIDDESTWVLAVSTALIGGLVGAEVPLLMTLLQRGRTAGAADTGRTLANLNAADYLGALLGGLVWPFLLLPHLGMIRGAAATGIINLAAAAVVAVFLLRRVVSVRQLATALCALAAALAVLATLLVRSADVETTSRQRLYADPIIAYRHTPYQEIVVTRRGADMRLYLDGGLQFSTRDEYRYTESLVYPALGAGARSVLVLGGGDGLAARELLRQPSVQKIVQVELDPEVIALARTTMREANGGALDNPRVAVVIDDAMTWLRRSAVDRFDAVLVDLPDPDTPVLGRLYSTEFYALVARALAPGGLMVVQAGSPFSTPAAFWRTVSTVRAAGYAVTPYHVHVPTFGDWGFALASRGAAAPVPTMPPDAPPLRFLNQVVLDAATVFSSDTGPRALDPSTLENPRIVEDMRHGYE